ATTCACGTGCTCGCATCTTTGCTTCTTCAAGTGTTAAATCACCTGATTCAACTTGTTCATTTAATAATTCAAGTGCAGAGATCGAATTATGTACAATATGTTGTAAATCTAGCTTCCCGCTATCCACAAGCTCTTGTTTAGCAAAATTGTAGCTAAGTAACCCCAAAGTGGTAGTCGCGATTAACACTAAAATAGTGATACCTAATAATAACTTTGTGGATATCTTGTTGAAATTCATGATAGTGTCTCCTTTATATTTCATTAGTGGTCTTACCACTATTGCTATTTATATCGACATTTTTCGATGAATTTTAACAGAATAGCACTAAAAGAAGATTGGAAAATCCAGGTACAATCAATAAAAAAGCTCAATCGTAAACATATACGACTAAGCCTTATAAAATTATATCACCGACACTTAATTTTCCATTCTAACTCTTCATCTTCGGATCAAGCGCATCACGCAATCCATCACCAATTAAATTAAACCCTAAAACAATCAACATAATCGAGAAGCCAGGGAAAAGTACAGTCCACGGTGCACTTTGAATAAAGCTCCGGGAATCTGAAAGCATTTTACCCCATTCTGGGTCAGGTGGTTGTGCACCCATTCCTAAAAATCCTAATGCAGCTGCTTCAAGAATGGCTGTCCCAAAACCTAATGTAGCTTGAACAATAATTGGGCCCAAGCTATTTGGCAAGATATGATGGATAATAATTCTAGAATCCTTCATCCCTTGAGCCCTAGCCGCCATGATATATTCTTCATTTTTCAAACTTAACACCTTAGAACGAACTAATCTTCCAAAAATAGGAATATTAACTATTGCAATTGCTATCAGAGCATTTTGTAAAGAAGGCCCTAAAATAGCTACAATGGCAATGGCTAGTAATATACTTGGGAAAGCTAGCATAATATCAAAAATTCTTGAGATTATACTGTCTCTAAAGCGTCCATAATAACCAGCAATAACCCCTAATAGAGTCCCAAAAAATAAAGCACCAGTAACTGCAAAAAAGCCAACCCACAAAGAAATACGAGCACCATATACAATCCTTGTAAATATATCTCTTCCAAAATCATCCGTCCCAAACCAAAATTCAACTGAAGGTGCTTGTAAACGGACTGACATATTTTGATCATTGATTCCATGAGATGTTATCAATGGAGCAAAAAGGGCAATCAATATAAAGAAGAGAATGATCCCTGCGCCAACCATCGCTAATTTATTCTTCTTTAAGCTTCTATATGCATCTTTCCAAGGTGAGATGGCTTCTTCCTGGCCATTATTGACGTGAGGTGGTTGATTTAGTTCAGATTGGCTTGTTTCATTTTTTAATAGTCCCATATAATCTCACCCCTTATCAATATTTAATCCTTGGATCTAGATATGCATATAGCAGGTCTACGATTAAATTAACCATTACAAATATAAAAGCTACTAATAAAATACCTGATTGAATGACTGGGTAATCTCTACTTCCTATCGCCTCAAATATATAACGTCCCATCCCTGGCCAACTAAAGATGGTTTCTGTTAAGATTGCTCCACCTAACAATGTACCAGTCTGTAGACCAACTACTGTGATTACCGGAATCAACGCATTTTTCAAAGCATGTTTATAAATAACGATAAATTGATTTGCCCCTTTCGCTCGAGCCGTACGAACAAAATCGGAGCGCAATACCTCTAGCATACTAGAACGGGTCATACGAGCAATAATAGCCATCGGAATCGTACCTAAAGCAATACCTGGCAAGATTAAATGCTTCATTGTAACCCAAAATTGATCAAACCTTCCGGAGAGTAACGAATCAATTAGATAAAAGTGTGTTACGACCTCAACTGGATCTCTTGCATTTTCTCTTCCATAGGCTGGTAGCCATTGAAGCTCTTGCGCAAAAATCCATTGCTCAACCAAGCCTAACCAGAAAATTGGCATCGAGACACCAATTAAAGCAATAAGCATGCTGATATAGTCAAACCATGAGTTTTGTTTCCAAGCACTTATAATACCAGCATTAACCCCAACGATAATAGCAAATAGCATAGCAAAGACGGTTAACTCAATTGTAGCTGCAAGAAAGGGTTTAACCTCTTCGATAATCGGGGATTTTGTTAATAATGACGTTCCTAAGTCTCCAGTTACTAATCCTTTTACATAAATACCATATTGAACAAGATAAGGTTTGTTTAATCCTAGATTTTCCTCTAAGGTTTCAATTGCCTCAGGAGTCGCTTGTTCCCCCAACATTGTTTGGGCTGGGTTTCCAGGAATTAAATGAATGATGGAAAATGTAATTAAAGACATTCCTATTAATACTGGTATAAGTAAAAGTAAACGTCGTATTGCATAAGCAAACATATAATTCACCACCTTGGTTTCTAGCTAGCTGTGTATAAAATGGGTAGTAGAGCATTCCTCTACTACCCTACTTAACTACTAAGATTACGTTTATTCTAAGTCTACTTCAGCTAATGATTCACTTGTTGAAGGATGTGGAACATAATTTAGTACATTTGAGCCAGATGCCAACACTGGTGTATTGTGAACAAGTGGAATCCAAGGTGCTTCATTGTGCATGATTTCTAGTGCTTTTTGGTACATGCTTTCTCTTTCGGCAACATCAGTTACCTCTGTTGCTTTAATAAGCAATTCTGTTACTTCATCATTTGCATACTGAGCACGGTTTCCGCCTGGAATTGAGTTCTTACTTAATAATGGGTTTAAGAAGTAATCAGGGTCACCGTTTGTTCCAGACCAACCAAGCATAAATACATCATGTTTACCCTTAGTTGTTTCATCTAGATACGTAGCCCACTCCATACTTACGATGTTTGCTGTTAAACCAATCTTAGCAAAATCTGCTTGTAGCACCTCTGCTGCCTTTTGAGGATCTGGCATATAAGGGCGTGCAACCGGCATCGTCCATAAATCAAACGTAAAACCATCTTCATAACCAGCTTCAGCTAGTAGCTGCTTTGCTTTTTCTGGATTATACGAATATTCTTCTACAGAATCGTTATAGCCTAAGTATCCAGGTGGTAAAGCACCCTTAGCTGGCACAGCTAGGTTATTATATAAACCTGCAATTAGGGCTTCTTTATTTACTGCATAGTTCATTGCAACACGTACTTTTGGATCATCAAAAGGAGCCTTTTGTGTATTAAATCCTAGGTATCCAACGTTATTAGCAGTACGTTTATATAGTTTAAGGTTAGAGTCAGACTCTACACCATTGACATCATCTGGGTTTAAACCGTCCATAATATCAATTTGTCCTGCTTTTAATGCAGTATATCTTGCTGAGTTGTCTGGAATTGTCTTAAAGATAACTGTATCAAGCTTCGGAAGACCTTCCTTCCAGTAGTTTGGATTTTTAACAAGAGTAATAGATTCATTTCTCTTCCATTCCTTGAACATGAAAGGTCCCGTACCAACTGGATTCTCAATTATTTTGCTACCATAATCTTCAAAGCTCTTAGGAGAAGCAATCGCAAATGATGCCATCGCCAAGTTTTGAATAAATGGTGCATAAGGCTTGGTTAATACGAATTCAACTTGATGATCATTTAGCTTATTGATTTCTTTAATAATATGTCCTTCATCACCTTTATGACCGCCAAATAATGTTTGATAGAAGGTATATGCAAAGCCTTCATCTGCATAATGGTGAGGGTGATTTTTATCAGCCCATCTCTCATAGTTAAAGATTACAGCATCTGCATTAAAGTCTGTTCCATCATGGAACTTAATCCCTTTTACTAAATCAAGGATATAGCGCGTGCCATCATCTTCAATTTTCCAGTCGCTTGCTAAGCCTGGCTTTACATTGAAAGAATCTTTATCATATTCAAGTAATGACTCAAAAATTTGCATTGTAACACGAGATGTTTCACCATCTGTTGTACTAGCAAAATCTAAACTATTATTTTCACCACCACGCGCGAAAATCAAAGTTTTAGGTTCAGCATTCTCACTAGTGTCATCTTTAGGTTTTTCCGGATCATTAGACGTACTTGGCTTGTCGCTACATCCAACTAAAGCTAATGATGTAATTAGCCCTAGGATGAACATAATAATTAACCCTTTTCTCTTCATAATATGCCCCCTTAAATTTTTATATCAAACGTGTATGTCTTTTATCCAAATAAGTGACATGCCACGAAATGACCATCAGATAGCTCCTGAAATACTGGTCTTTCTTTTTTACATATTTCCATGCAAGCAGGACAGCGAGTATGAAATGCACAACCACTTGGTGGATTAGATGGACTCGGCAAATCCCCTTCAAGCAGAATTCTTTCTTTTTTATAGTCTGGATCAACGATTGGCACTGCAGATAATAATGCTTCCGTATAAGGATGTTTTGGGTTTTCATATAATTCATCCTTAGGAGCCAATTCTACTAATCTACCTAAATACATAACGCCTACTCGATCACTTATATGTTTTACAACACTTAAATCGTGAGCGATAAAGATGTATGTAAGGTTAAACTCTTTCTGTAAATCCTGCATAAGATTCAATATTTGTGATTGAATGGATACATCTAATGCTGACACAGGCTCATCTGCAATAATTATTTTGGGGTTAACAGCTAAAGCACGAGCAATACCTATCCTTTGGCGCTGCCCACCACTAAATTGATGCGGATATCTTGACGCATGATAACTACTCAAGCCAACAGTTTCTAATAAATATCGAACTCTTTCACGTCTTTCCTTTTTAGTACCAATACCATGGACAATCATTGGTTCTTCAATAATTTTTTCTACTGTATGCCTTGGGTTTAGTGAGGCGTATGGATCCTGAAATACAATTTGCATATCTTTTCTTAGCTTTCGCATCTCTTCTGCTTTTAAAGAAGTAATATCTGTTCCGTTAAAATAGATCTTGCCCTCGGTTGGTTCAATCAACCTTAAGATTGTTCGACCAGTAGTAGATTTACCACAACCACTTTCACCGACGATTCCTAAAACTTCACCTTCTTTTACCGAAAAGCTAACATCATCTACCGCTTTTACACTTCCAACCTTTTTGGATAAAACCCCACCCGTAATGTCAAAGTACTTTTTAAGATTTCTCACTTCTAAAATGATATTATCCATACTAATCTCTCCCTTCTAGTTGATATAGAAGGCACCTGCATTTATGACCCGGTGCAACCTCAATCAATTCTGGGTCCTGTTCCTTGCAAATATCGATGGCTTCATCACATCTTGGAGCAAAGCGACAACCCATCTTAATACTGCCTGGTTTCGGAACATTTCCAGGGATAGAATAGAGGCGCCCCGATTTTTCATGAAGTTTCGGTAATGAGCGGATTAACCCTTTTGTATACGGATGTTGAGGATGTTTGATAATCGTTCTAACATCACCTTCCTCAACAACTTTTCCACCATACATAACAACTACGCGGTCGCAAAGCTCTGCTACCACGGCTAAGTCATGGGTAATAAGCATAATCGCTGTACCTTTATTCTTATTTAACTGTTTCATTAAATCTAAAATCTGTGCTTGAATCGTTACATCTAAAGCAGTAGTAGGTTCATCAGCAATCAGTAACTTTGGCTCACAAGCCATGGCCATTGCAATCATCACCCTTTGTCTCATACCTCCAGAAAGCTGATGAGGATATTCATGGACAATTTGGTCTGCTCTAGGAATTCCAACCTTTTTTAACATATCAACAGCCAGCTTTATTGATTCTTGCTTCTTAACTTTCTTATGGAATCTAAAGGCTTCTCCAATTTGGTCACCGATTGTATACACCGGGTTCAATGAAGTCATGGGCTCCTGAAAAATCATTGCAATTTCATTTCCTCTCAATGAACGCATTTCTTTTTCTGAGAGCTCTAGCAAATTTTTAGAGTTAAATAATATCTCACCACCGGCTATTTTCCCGGGTGGAGTAGGTATTAGACCCATGATTGACAAGGATGTTACACTTTTTCCACATCCTGATTCACCAACAATCCCTAGTACCTCGCCTTCATTAATACGTATGGAAAACTTGTCTACTGCAGGAATTACCCCATCGTCTGTTATAAAGTGTGTTTCTAAATCTTTTATTTCAAGTATTGTTTCTGACACAAGAGTTCCCCTCTCTTTTGATACTTTTTATGTATGAATAATCGCTCTTACTTCATTTATTCGAAACTATTAGTAACCCATGTAAAAGTTCGTACTAGTTTTCCTTAATGTTATATATGTAAATGGAGTGTTATTTATAACGAACTTTTTTAAAATGTAAAGATGCCGGAGATTTTCAAATCAAAAAAACAAGCGAAATCCTGTGGATTTCGCTTGTTGCTAGTCTAGCTTTATATTATCTATGCATGCTTTATTTTTCAACTTCCCATTCATTTAATATCATCACATAATCTATCTCTATATCACCGTTTGAATAACCACTGCCATTCACAGATTTTTCCGGAAACGCCTCTTTGTTTTCTTGGTCATACGGAATCCAGCCATAATAAACATGTTGTTCCCATGAAAATTGATTAAAAAATACATCTAAATTGGATTGTTTAGCTAATTGTGTATCATTTATAGATCTAACAAAAGTGGCCCATTCCTCAGGGATTTTCAGTACACCATATGTCTCTTCTTCAAATGAAACAGTTTGTTGCATCTGTACTCTTGGATAATACATTTCTTTTGTTACTTGTGTATAGCTGTACCCTCTGTCCCTAATCATATAAAAATTTATGTGTTTTAATTGGTCATCAGGATGAATATTCCAAACAAAATGATAAGAGGATGGGTCTCTTTTATTTACTTTCCAAATATGAGGTTCTCCAGTCGTATCAATGTACGCAACTCGCCATTTATACTTATCCCACACCCAAAAACTCTTTCCATAGCTATTGTTATTTGAAATAAATGGAACATACTTATTTTTTTCGTTAACGTCGAATATTCCTTGGATCTTATTTACATTAGCATCTGGAAAGGTACTATTGATTTCCTCGATTAATTGTTTTTCCGACAAAAAAGAAGATGGATGTGAAAAATAAGATAGATAGATAAAGGTGGATATCAACACGAATATAAGTCCAATAAAAATATAGACGAACTTTTTCTTATTCACTCTGATCTCCTCCCTTTAAAACAGAGCTGTTAGCACGAAAGTAATATTGCTTATCCTTAGTGGAAATTAAAATACCTTTACCATCTTCCTCTATATAGATGGTGCTGTGAGTTCCACTGCCCCACTTTGGCTTTGCGTCAATCAGCAAGTAAGGGAAGCGCTCGTTTCTCTTATTTGAATCCGCATTTATATAGGTCTCCTCATACCATACTTCATTCAAAATACGGCTTCGTTCAAACTCATCTAGTTGATTTACTACTGTCTCTTTGTTTAGTACCATCTCAATTGCTGAAGGATGAATGGTAACAATAGATGCATTCTTTACACTTGAAATATACGTTGATGCCTTTGTGTCAGGATAGATGGCGTTGTAAATAGGCATCGAAAAGAGAGCAGTTGCCAAAAAGATGAAGTTCGCCCAAAATCCTAACCAGGCAAAACGACGATAGGTTTGCCATCTTCCTTCTTTTCCTTTTAATCCTACATACAAAATCCATACACCTAATGGTAAAATCGAAATTTCAAGTACAGTATCAAACATAGTCCAATTAATGGAGAAGGAAAAAAGACCAACAATAATGACTACTACAATCTTCCATAATCTTGGTTTTTCCGATTGCTTGGTATAAATACGATATGCTATGTACCCAATTGTTCCCCAGGCTAATAATCCAATTAGAAAACCTATGATATCAAAACTAACATTCCACAAATTTATCAAACTCCTTTTGACCCTATCGTATTTCTTCGGTTGTTGAATTTTAATAGTCCAATAGCTATCTATTCACACCTTCCATAAGCTATTTCCTTATGAGAAGTTCTGCCATCTTTCAGGTTAATACGTACTACATCATGTCCTTCAATTATTTTGATAAATGTTCCATAACACCATTTTCCATAAGATCCTGCATTAAAGCAATCAAGTCCTCTGCTGTCATCGCTTTATCATGTCTAAACCAATAGCTCATAATACCCACCATTACTGAAAGTACATACTCCAATATGAAATCAAATTCTACCTGATTTACTTCATACTTTTCCGCGAATGCTTGTTTAAGGATGGGCTTTGTTGAATTTTTAAGTTTACTTGCAAAAGCAGGATCACCATTATCACCTAGCAAAACAGAATAATACTTGCTATTTTTCTCATATAGCTTCATGAACATATCAATTGGTATACCCATATTTTCATTACCAATAGAAATGGGCGGCAGTTCATCTAGTGTAGGTATTAAGGATTCTTCTATTTGCTCAAGAACATCGTATATATCTGTAAAATATTCATAAAAGGTCCCGCGATTATAACCTGCTTTCAGCGTAATTTCCTTTACCGTTATTTTCTCTATTCTTTTTTCGCAATACAAGGACCAAAAGGCATCGATTATATTTTGCTTCGTCTGTGCGGTTACTTCGGGTTTCTTCTTCATGATTTTATCCCCTTTAAAATCCGACACTTGCTATTGTATTGTCGGTTGTTGATAAGAAAAAATGTCTATATACTTTAATCATACAACAGGTTGTTGGATTAAACAAACGGAGGATGAAAATTATGATTACAATACTGTGTGCTGGATCTCGTGGAGACTTTCAACCATATATTGCACTTGCCCAACAGCTTAAGAAGCTAGGTAAAAATGTGCGTATTACTGGCCTTAGAGACATGGAAGAATTCGTAAGAAGTTATGGCATCGAATATTTTTCAATTCAAGCGGATTTTAAAACTCTTAACGTTGATGAAAAAATGTTAAAGGAAGCACAAAGCGCCGATAACCCATTAAAAATGCTACTCACCTTTAATAAGATGAGAAAATATGGAGTTAGTATAGCAAATGAATACTACGCTTCTTGCAAGAATAGTGAGTTAATCATATATCATCCAGGTGTTACGCTAGGCTACTTTGCGGCTGAGAAGCTAGGTATTCCCTCTATCTTAGCATCTCCATTCCCGATGCATAAGACAAAAAAACAGACTTCGATTATTCAATATGGAAGAAAGAAGTCTACTCCGATTACGAACATAATTAGCTACTATATGCTTCAAGGTATGCTGTGGTTGGCATCAAAGGATTCAGTCAAGGGTTTTTGGAAAAAGGAGTTCGGTGGACTACCCGAGAAGTTTGGATGCCCCTATGAGCGCCATACAGACAAAAAGCATCCAGCAATCATTTCCTGCAGTAACTATGTATTCAAGAGACCTAGTGACTGGAATGAAAACATACACCAACATGGCTATTGGTTTGTTGAAGAAGAAACGAATTATATTCCTAGCAAGGAATTAGAAGACTTTTTACATTCGGGAGATAAGCCTATTTATATAGGGTTCGGAAGTGTATTTCATGATGATCAGAAAGAAGCCCTAACTACAATAATAGTTGATGCTCTTGCCAAGAGTGGAAAACGTGGAATAATCTGTGGAATGGGCAAAATTCATAACCTACCAAAAAATATTATTGCAATTGACAGCATACCACATACATGGCTCTTCGAAAGAGTTGCTGCTGTATGTCATCATGGAGGAGCTGGAACAACCGCTGCAGGATTTAAGGCAGGTGTTCCCAGCATCATCGTACCCTTTGCTAACGATCAGCACGCTTGGGCACACAGAGCCTACGACTTAAGTGTAGGTTCAAAGCCAATTCCTATAAAGGCACTTACTTCTGACAATCTCGCAACTGCAATTCACTATGCCTTAGAAGAGAAAATTGTTGAAAACTCAAAAACTCTTGCAAAAAATATCGCTACTGAAAACGGCGTAAGAGATTGTGCAAGAGTAATAGTAGAAAGTCTTATGGCGTAGTTCTATGAAAAAATTAGAAGAATGGCAGAAGTCCTTTTTCATCTTATATATCGGCCAAGCAACTTCTCTTTTAAGCTCGAGCGCCGTTCAATTCTCCATTATTTGGTGGATCACATTAGAAACAGGCTCTGCCCTTTCACTTACAATAGCAAGTATGGTTGGCCTACTACCTCAGGCGATTTTAGGTCCATTTGCAGGAGTTTGGATTGACAGATACAATCGAAAAAAAATAATGATTATAGCTGATAGTGCTGTAGCATTATCAAGTTTAATTTTAGGAGTTACATTTTTATTAGGTATTCAATCCATTCTATTGGTTTATCTGGTTCTATTTATCCGAGCTCTTGGGGAAACATTTCATAAACCTGCCCTACAAGCAGTAATCCCTCAACTCGTTCCTGCGAGCGAACTTACGAAAGCAGGTGGATATGGGCAAATGATTAACTCAGCATGTACTATGGTCGGTCCTATGCTTGGTGCGTTTATAATGAGTGTTACTTCACTTCCATATGCGATGCTTGTCGACGTTTTAGGAGCAACTATTGCCGTAGTAACATTATCTTTAGTAAATATTTCAAAGCAATTAAAAAAACAAAGCAAAAATTTAGACTTCATACAAGACATGAAGCAAGGTATAAATGCTTTTCGATCAAACAAAGCATTAAATCGGCTTGCCATTCCAATGTTAATATCAACCATCATTTTTGTTCCTATTGGAACAATGTTACCACTTATGGTTATTGGGTATTTCAATGGAACCGCATGGCACAATGGCATTGTACAAACCTTATTTTCTATCGGAATGTTAATTGCAGCAATGTTAATCGGCATTACCGGAGGTCTTAAAAGGCAATTTTTAATGATTTCATTATCTACGGGTTTACTAGGTATATGTGCATTAATTGGCGGTATTTTACCTCCACATTTATTTTGGATCTTTTGTATCGTAGTGTTTGTAATGGGAACAACGGGTATGGGTTTCAACATTCCCTTTACTTCCTACATTCAAAGAACTGTTCCAGCAGAAAACTTAGGGAAAGTGATTTCTCTTATTACAAGTGCGATGAGTTTCGCAGCACCAGTGGGCATGTTCATTGCAGGTCCTATATCAGAAATGATCGGGGTAAGCAACTGGATGTTTTTTTCAGGAGTATTTATGATCCTTATAGGTATTGTATGTTATTTTCTGACTAGAGAGTTCGACATTTCAGTAAATAATGAGGTAATGCTAGATGAAAAGTAAAATCTTAAAAAGTATTTTAGCTCTAATTGTTTTATCTATTTCTCCTTTTGTCATGATAGCTGCAGTTGGCATGCTATTCGTTATATTGCAAATGATTGGAGGGGCAACCTTTACAGGAGGAGTTGTGTCATTTGTTAATTTCATTTATAGTCTTGTGCCATTATATCCGTACCTAACAGCAATACCTACAATAATAGTTTTGGCTGTAGCAATTATTAAAAATAGAAATAAGCTAATAAAATTATTTGTAAATCGATAAATCTAGTATTTATAATCTTAACTACCTCATGGTGCTATCAAAGAAGTATTTCATTTCATAACCTTTCATAGCACCTAAAACGTTTCTTCTTCTCAATCTATATGCAGATTTGCAAAAAATCTACATTTTCACGCAAATATGCGCAGTTCCGCGTAGCCGAAGACCCCCAAGGATCTAAAAACCCCCGAACTGTTAGTCCAGGGGAACATAAACCACAATTCAATATTTAGTTAAAAACAGCTATATCTATTGCCACCATACTATTTCAACTCTATCAATGCAACTACCTCAACATGTGTAGAGTGTATCTGGCAACACATGAGATGCCGGTGATTATAGCTCCGCTCTTTTAAAAAATAAGGAGATGGTTTAAAAACCAACCTCCTCCAAATACAACCCCTCTGCATCCGCCATACGACCTGTTTGAATTCTTTCTTTTGACTCGAGGATATTAGGTATTGCAGTAGCATCTTTTTCTCCTAATCCAACTTCAATTAAGGTTCCTACAATTTTTCTCACCATATTGTAAAGGAAGCCATTGCCTCGCACCTTGATTTCGATAAAGCCTGCATTCTCATTTATTTCAAGTGAGTATATTTCACGCACCATGGACTTTTTCTTCGACTTTGCGTTGGAATAGGATGTAAAGTCATGCTCACCTAAAAAGTATTTAGATGCTTTTCTCATTTTATCGATATCAAGCTTTTCCTCAACATGCATACTGTACTTTCGCATGAAGGGATGTGTATATTGCTCGTTCCAGATCTTATACAAATAGGTTTTATCTTTAGCATTGTAGCGTGCATGAAAACGATCATGAATTAACGTAACATCAACAACGCTAATATCATTGGGAAGATATCTGTTTAAATAATGCATAACTTCCTCTTCCGTTGCATTCTTACGCATCTTAAAATTAGCGATTTGAGAAAGAGCATGTACACCTGCATCCGTTCTACCAGATCCAATGATTTCAATCTTTTCTCCTGCCAACTCTGTTAATACGTTTTCAATTTTCCCTTGAATAGTGCTGTCACTATTACCGAGTCGTTGCCAACCCTTGTAACGGCCACCATCATACTGAATGGTCAATTTATAATTGTTCATTGCTTTCTCCCTTAGCTTATTTCAACTCTAGCAACGCAACTGCCTCCACATGTGCTGTATGTGGAAACATATCTACTGGCTGAATATAGCTTACATTATATGATT
This sequence is a window from Cytobacillus luteolus. Protein-coding genes within it:
- a CDS encoding ABC transporter permease translates to MGLLKNETSQSELNQPPHVNNGQEEAISPWKDAYRSLKKNKLAMVGAGIILFFILIALFAPLITSHGINDQNMSVRLQAPSVEFWFGTDDFGRDIFTRIVYGARISLWVGFFAVTGALFFGTLLGVIAGYYGRFRDSIISRIFDIMLAFPSILLAIAIVAILGPSLQNALIAIAIVNIPIFGRLVRSKVLSLKNEEYIMAARAQGMKDSRIIIHHILPNSLGPIIVQATLGFGTAILEAAALGFLGMGAQPPDPEWGKMLSDSRSFIQSAPWTVLFPGFSIMLIVLGFNLIGDGLRDALDPKMKS
- a CDS encoding ABC transporter permease, translated to MFAYAIRRLLLLIPVLIGMSLITFSIIHLIPGNPAQTMLGEQATPEAIETLEENLGLNKPYLVQYGIYVKGLVTGDLGTSLLTKSPIIEEVKPFLAATIELTVFAMLFAIIVGVNAGIISAWKQNSWFDYISMLIALIGVSMPIFWLGLVEQWIFAQELQWLPAYGRENARDPVEVVTHFYLIDSLLSGRFDQFWVTMKHLILPGIALGTIPMAIIARMTRSSMLEVLRSDFVRTARAKGANQFIVIYKHALKNALIPVITVVGLQTGTLLGGAILTETIFSWPGMGRYIFEAIGSRDYPVIQSGILLVAFIFVMVNLIVDLLYAYLDPRIKY
- a CDS encoding ABC transporter substrate-binding protein codes for the protein MKRKGLIIMFILGLITSLALVGCSDKPSTSNDPEKPKDDTSENAEPKTLIFARGGENNSLDFASTTDGETSRVTMQIFESLLEYDKDSFNVKPGLASDWKIEDDGTRYILDLVKGIKFHDGTDFNADAVIFNYERWADKNHPHHYADEGFAYTFYQTLFGGHKGDEGHIIKEINKLNDHQVEFVLTKPYAPFIQNLAMASFAIASPKSFEDYGSKIIENPVGTGPFMFKEWKRNESITLVKNPNYWKEGLPKLDTVIFKTIPDNSARYTALKAGQIDIMDGLNPDDVNGVESDSNLKLYKRTANNVGYLGFNTQKAPFDDPKVRVAMNYAVNKEALIAGLYNNLAVPAKGALPPGYLGYNDSVEEYSYNPEKAKQLLAEAGYEDGFTFDLWTMPVARPYMPDPQKAAEVLQADFAKIGLTANIVSMEWATYLDETTKGKHDVFMLGWSGTNGDPDYFLNPLLSKNSIPGGNRAQYANDEVTELLIKATEVTDVAERESMYQKALEIMHNEAPWIPLVHNTPVLASGSNVLNYVPHPSTSESLAEVDLE
- a CDS encoding ABC transporter ATP-binding protein, which encodes MDNIILEVRNLKKYFDITGGVLSKKVGSVKAVDDVSFSVKEGEVLGIVGESGCGKSTTGRTILRLIEPTEGKIYFNGTDITSLKAEEMRKLRKDMQIVFQDPYASLNPRHTVEKIIEEPMIVHGIGTKKERRERVRYLLETVGLSSYHASRYPHQFSGGQRQRIGIARALAVNPKIIIADEPVSALDVSIQSQILNLMQDLQKEFNLTYIFIAHDLSVVKHISDRVGVMYLGRLVELAPKDELYENPKHPYTEALLSAVPIVDPDYKKERILLEGDLPSPSNPPSGCAFHTRCPACMEICKKERPVFQELSDGHFVACHLFG
- a CDS encoding ABC transporter ATP-binding protein, which translates into the protein MSETILEIKDLETHFITDDGVIPAVDKFSIRINEGEVLGIVGESGCGKSVTSLSIMGLIPTPPGKIAGGEILFNSKNLLELSEKEMRSLRGNEIAMIFQEPMTSLNPVYTIGDQIGEAFRFHKKVKKQESIKLAVDMLKKVGIPRADQIVHEYPHQLSGGMRQRVMIAMAMACEPKLLIADEPTTALDVTIQAQILDLMKQLNKNKGTAIMLITHDLAVVAELCDRVVVMYGGKVVEEGDVRTIIKHPQHPYTKGLIRSLPKLHEKSGRLYSIPGNVPKPGSIKMGCRFAPRCDEAIDICKEQDPELIEVAPGHKCRCLLYQLEGRD
- a CDS encoding TetR/AcrR family transcriptional regulator; amino-acid sequence: MKKKPEVTAQTKQNIIDAFWSLYCEKRIEKITVKEITLKAGYNRGTFYEYFTDIYDVLEQIEESLIPTLDELPPISIGNENMGIPIDMFMKLYEKNSKYYSVLLGDNGDPAFASKLKNSTKPILKQAFAEKYEVNQVEFDFILEYVLSVMVGIMSYWFRHDKAMTAEDLIALMQDLMENGVMEHLSK
- a CDS encoding glycosyltransferase, producing the protein MITILCAGSRGDFQPYIALAQQLKKLGKNVRITGLRDMEEFVRSYGIEYFSIQADFKTLNVDEKMLKEAQSADNPLKMLLTFNKMRKYGVSIANEYYASCKNSELIIYHPGVTLGYFAAEKLGIPSILASPFPMHKTKKQTSIIQYGRKKSTPITNIISYYMLQGMLWLASKDSVKGFWKKEFGGLPEKFGCPYERHTDKKHPAIISCSNYVFKRPSDWNENIHQHGYWFVEEETNYIPSKELEDFLHSGDKPIYIGFGSVFHDDQKEALTTIIVDALAKSGKRGIICGMGKIHNLPKNIIAIDSIPHTWLFERVAAVCHHGGAGTTAAGFKAGVPSIIVPFANDQHAWAHRAYDLSVGSKPIPIKALTSDNLATAIHYALEEKIVENSKTLAKNIATENGVRDCARVIVESLMA
- a CDS encoding MFS transporter; protein product: MKKLEEWQKSFFILYIGQATSLLSSSAVQFSIIWWITLETGSALSLTIASMVGLLPQAILGPFAGVWIDRYNRKKIMIIADSAVALSSLILGVTFLLGIQSILLVYLVLFIRALGETFHKPALQAVIPQLVPASELTKAGGYGQMINSACTMVGPMLGAFIMSVTSLPYAMLVDVLGATIAVVTLSLVNISKQLKKQSKNLDFIQDMKQGINAFRSNKALNRLAIPMLISTIIFVPIGTMLPLMVIGYFNGTAWHNGIVQTLFSIGMLIAAMLIGITGGLKRQFLMISLSTGLLGICALIGGILPPHLFWIFCIVVFVMGTTGMGFNIPFTSYIQRTVPAENLGKVISLITSAMSFAAPVGMFIAGPISEMIGVSNWMFFSGVFMILIGIVCYFLTREFDISVNNEVMLDEK